A window of Solanum stenotomum isolate F172 chromosome 3, ASM1918654v1, whole genome shotgun sequence contains these coding sequences:
- the LOC125858728 gene encoding lysine-specific demethylase JMJ706-like, whose translation MALLIVDGDANCNGGARWLVVRIDCNIVIDNDRSSDGGDDNGYRSKYNYNNESGSFSLKSGSDRVIRDPAFSVCPNAKAEAGDRLSCQKRVPEKYKRKKDVLNAVQKVTKTRSARRVKKPSLHGPSHGKVSQKRKAAGQISMDEFDWTDTIKECPVYRPSKEEFEDPLVYVQKIAPEASKYGICKIVSPLGSSAPAGVVLMKEQKRFKFTTKLQPLQLAEWNNNDKITFFTRGRNYTIRDFEIMANKATARRYCISGCLPPAYVEKEFWKEMTLAKTGMVEYGINIDGSAFSSTSIDDPLGCSKWNFKILPRLQRSALRLLVNEIPGVTDPMLYIGMLFSMFAWHVEDHYLYSINYHHCGAAKTWYGVPGHEALQFENFIRHCVYTEEILSENGVNGVFNILQERTTMISPKILLQYGVPVYKAVQMPGEFVITFPRAYHSGFSHGFNCGEAVNFAIGEWFPFGAAASERYALLGKVPIIPYEELLCAEAMLLSKSSAHRPYCTADLVNVRCVMTSFSCLLRSYHRARWCLEKSKTSLRMCSKPQGSFTCILCKRICYVAYLECKCFAGPICLFHDFETFNCLCGSSCSLFVTEDISTMEAVAQMFEAEEGMRCEVEQKMKSLPYLWIQTLFPRIQGKYRPYCEIMSSSIQNVDTGIKMSMIRRSSAQGKQMRNKKKKRPSIYKLSDLVSMRESLELDNLSLERAMLVNRKKNDTMEKEVSEI comes from the exons ATGGCGTTGTTGATAGTTGACGGTGATGCTAATTGTAATGGTGGAGCTAGGTGGTTGGTGGTAAGGATTGATTGCAATATAGTGATTGATAATGATAGAAGTAGCGATGGTGGTGACGACAATGGTTATCGCagtaaatataattataataatgaaAGTGGCAG TTTTTCGTTAAAGAGTGGGTCGGATCGGGTCATCCGGGACCCGGCCTTCTCGGTATGCCCAAATGCAAAG GCTGAAGCAGGGGATCGCTTATCTTGTCAAAAAAGAGTACCAGAAAAATATAAGCGTAAGAAAGATGTTCTGAATGCTGTTCAGAAAGTAACAAAAACAAGATCTGCAAGAAGAGTGAAGAAACCTAGTCTGCATGGCCCTTCTCATGGAAAAGTTTCTCAAAAAAGGAAGGCCGCTGGTCAGATTAGTATGGATGAATTTGATTGGACCGATACGATTAAAGAGTGCCCAGTATATCGTCCATCTAAGGAAGAGTTTGAGGATCCTTTGGTTTATGTGCAGAAAATTGCTCCTGAAGCATCAAAATATG GCATTTGTAAGATTGTCTCTCCCTTAGGATCTTCTGCTCCGGCTGGAGTTGTGTTGATGAAAGAGCAAAAACGTTTTAAGTTTACCACTAAGCTGCAACCTCTGCAACTTGCTGAATGGAATAACAACGATAAGATCACCTTCTTCACAAGAGGAAG AAATTATACTATTCGTGATTTTGAGATAATGGCAAACAAGGCAACTGCTCGAAGATACTGTATATCTGGATGCCTTCCTCCTGCATATGTGGAAAAGGAATTTTGGAAAGAAATGACACTTGCAAAGACAGGAATGGTTGAGTATGGAATTAATATAGATGGTAGTGCCTTCTCAAGCACTTCCATTGATGATCCTCTTGGATGTAGCAAATGGAATTTCAAG ATACTTCCTCGGCTGCAAAGATCAGCATTGCGCTTGCTTGTTAATGAAATACCG GGAGTAACAGACCCCATGTTGTACATAGGGATGCTATTTAGTATGTTCGCTTGGCATGTAGAGGATCATTATCTCTATAG CATTAACTATCATCACTGTGGAGCGGCCAAAACTTGGTATGGAGTTCCTGGTCATGAAGCTCTTCAGTTTGAGAATTTTATTCGGCATTGTGTTTATACTGAGGAAATCCTATCAGAAAATGGGGTCAATGGAGTCTTTAATATTCTTCAAGAGAGAACAACAATGATTTCTCCAAAGATTCTGCTGCAATATGGTGTCCCGGTTTACAAGGCTGTGCAAATGCCAGGAGAGTTTGTTATTACCTTCCCTAGAGCATACCATTCAGGATTTAGTCATG GCTTTAACTGTGGTGAGGCCGTGAATTTTGCAATTGGTGAATGGTTTCCATTTGGAGCTGCCGCTAGTGAGCGTTATGCTCTTCTTGGCAAGGTGCCAATTATTCCTTATGAAGAGCTCCTCTGTGCAGAAGCAATGCTTCTCTCAAAGTCTTCAGCTCACAGACCTTATTGCACAGCAGATTTAGTCAATGTTCGTTGTGTAATGACTTCATTTTCATGCCTATTGAGATCATACCACCGTGCCCGCTGGTGCTTGGAGAAGTCGAAAacttctcttagaatgtgttcAAAACCTCAAGGGTCATTTACCTGCATCCTCTGCAAACGAATCTGTTATGTGGCATACCTTGAGTGCAAATGTTTCGCTGGTCCCATATGTCTTTTTCATG ATTTTGAAACTTTTAACTGTCTGTGTGGAAGTAGCTGCAGCCTCTTTGTTACTGAGGATATTTCAACAATGGAAGCTGTTGCACAGATGTTTGAGGCTGAGGAAGGAATGCGTTGTGAGGTTGAGCAGAAAATGAAGTCACTACCTTACTTGTGGATACAAACCTTATTTCCGCGCATACAAGGAAAATACCGTCCATATTGTGAG ATAATGTCAAGTAGTATTCAAAATGTAGACACTGGTATAAAGATGTCCATGATAAGAAGATCATCTGCTCAAGGCAAGCAAATGAGgaataagaagaaaaag AGGCCCTCTATATATAAACTAAGTGATTTAGTGTCTATGAG AGAATCACTGGAGCTTGACAACCTATCCCTAGAACGCGCTATGCTTGTCAACCGCAAGAAAAATGACACCATGGAAAAGGAAGTCTCAGAGATATAG
- the LOC125858729 gene encoding ervatamin-B-like: protein MSSIGIGCCWAFAITAAYALKNKREIVSLSKQQLIDCMYTKYKKASYFADLGEKECFSCSYNKAYKFAMDYGITRIIKINGFQRVSELIKELEEKAKEKLHEKEIIEKLIRQQPITCAALHVPSLQLHRGKGVYMGPTENEIAQVRQKETEGQVVGKHAMLIVGYGEEEGVEFYLVKNSWGTEWGYQGYAKIKQSALSKLSYPIID, encoded by the exons ATGTCTTCTATTGGAATCG GTTGTTGTTGGGCATTCGCTATTACGGCAGCATATGCCCTTAAGAATAAAAGAGAGATTGTTTCACTCTCAAAACAGCAGTTAATTGATTGCATGTACACTAAATATAAAAAGGCTTCCTATTTTGCTGATTTGGGAGAGAAGGAATGTTTTTCATGTTCATATAACAAGGCATACAAATTTGCTATGGATTATGGCATAACG AGGATTATAAAGATAAATGGATTTCAAAGAGTATCGGAATTGATCAAGGAGTTGGAAGAAAAGGCAAAAGAGAAGTTGCATGAAAAGGAAATCATAGAAAAGTTGATTCGGCAACAACCTATTACTTGTGCTGCTCTTCATGTTCCAAGTCTTCAACTACATCGTGGAAAG GGAGTGtacatgggaccaactgaaAATGAAATTGCTCAAGTGAGACAGAAGGAAACTGAAGGACAAGTAGTTGGAAAACATGCAATGTTAATTGTAGGATATGGTGAAGAGGAGGGCGTTGAGTTTTATTTGGTGAAAAATAGCTGGGGAACGGAATGGGGTTATCAGGGATATGCCAAAATTAAACAAAGTGCACTCTCTAAATTATCGTATCCCATTATAGATTAG
- the LOC125857999 gene encoding UPF0725 protein At4g29550-like — protein sequence MNRVPPPSFPPPENVFSSIAEESESPAQKKLKIDEEDGDSVVSDTSSEDSMVFSDEVNDTSSPIRPTYSQYDSDEDFCPYYPQKMDKAVWEKYYQQVKESEGFDITDYPGQCAMTTVYPMPFYLNDPKNVDMMTDYAGKALRLYNDEKGTNYEVNDILTVNGGGCCDFIFYITFSVKTSDDKDDIFQAKVVKDLRYRLQFPLVRPKPKKASNMQ from the exons ATGAATCGTGTACCGCCTCCGTCGTTTCCACCGCCGGAAAACGTGTTCTCGTCAATAGCAGAGGAATCGGAGTCCCCGGCGCAGAAGAAACTTAAGATCGACGAAGAAGATGGGGATTCCGTTGTTAGCGATACTTCCAGTGAAGATAGCATGGTTTTCAGCGATGAAGTGAATGATACCTCCAGTCCCATAAGACCGACTTATAGCCAGTATGATTCAGACGAAGACTTTTGCCCATACTACCCCCAGAAAATGGATAAAGCTGTTTGGGAGAAGTATTACCAACAGGTTAAGGAGAGCGAG GGATTTGACATCACAGATTATCCCGGACAATGTGCGATGACAACTGTCTACCCAATGCCATTCTACTTGAACGACCCTAAGAATGTTGACATGATGACGGATTATGCTGGAAAAGCACTTAGGCTATACAATGATGAAAAG GGCACCAATTACGAGGTCAATGACATTTTGACGGTGAATGGAGGTGGTTGTTGTGACTTCATCTTCTATATTACCTTTTCCGTTAAAACAAGTGATGATAAGGATGACATTTTTCAAGCAAAAGTTGTGAAAGATTTAAGATACCGCTTGCAGTTTCCGTTGGTCAGGCCAAAG CCGAAGAAAGCTTCAAATATGCAGTGA
- the LOC125859563 gene encoding probable calcium-binding protein CML18 encodes MSGDAEPKLDDDQIAELREIFRSFDRNNDGSLTQLELGSLLRSLGLKPSNDQLEDLIQKADRNSNGLIEFSEFVALVAPELIAAKCPYSEEQLKKIFQMFDRDGNGVITAAELAHSMAKLGHALTQEELTGMIKEADRDGDGCISFEEFAQAMTSAAFDNSWT; translated from the coding sequence ATGAGTGGAGATGCAGAGCCGAAGCTTGACGATGATCAAATTGCGGAGCTTCGTGAGATTTTCCGGTCATTTGATAGGAACAATGACGGAAGTTTAACGCAGCTTGAACTCGGATCGTTGCTTCGATCATTAGGATTAAAGCCGAGTAATGATCAATTGGAGGATTTAATCCAGAAGGCAGATAGGAACAGCAATGGATTGATTGAGTTTTCGGAATTTGTGGCTTTGGTGGCGCCGGAGCTTATAGCAGCGAAGTGTCCATACTCGGAGGAACAGCTAAAGAAGATTTTTCAGATGTTTGATAGGGACGGTAATGGTGTGATCACGGCGGCGGAGTTAGCGCATTCTATGGCTAAATTAGGACATGCACTTACACAAGAGGAGTTAACAGGGATGATCAAGGAAGCTGATAGGGATGGTGATGGTTGCATTAGCTTTGAGGAGTTTGCTCAGGCGATGACTTCCGCTGCATTCGATAATTCCTGGACATGA